In Geotoga petraea, a single window of DNA contains:
- a CDS encoding transposase — MKEETRKRREKRAFFKELIKKEGLKTIPDVTRFLKEISGTILEEMLEAELDEELGYEKYDRTEEKDNYRNGYTSKKVKGTLG, encoded by the coding sequence ATGAAAGAAGAAACAAGGAAAAGAAGAGAAAAAAGAGCATTTTTCAAAGAATTGATCAAAAAAGAAGGATTAAAAACAATACCAGATGTAACCAGATTTCTAAAAGAGATATCAGGAACGATATTAGAAGAAATGTTAGAAGCTGAATTAGATGAAGAACTAGGATACGAAAAATACGATAGAACAGAAGAAAAAGATAACTACCGAAATGGATATACAAGTAAAAAAGTGAAAGGAACTCTCGG